The Sinomicrobium kalidii genome contains a region encoding:
- a CDS encoding SusC/RagA family TonB-linked outer membrane protein has product MKIHLFKNLALIFAIFTYGTVQAQTTVSGTVSDALGPLPGANILVKGTTNGTQSDFDGNFTLEDVSEDAVLVFSYVGFKTREIAVDGRSAINVVMEEDAQALDEVVIIGYGETTRRDATGSVVSVKAEDFNKGVIASPEELIQGKSAGVQITSSSGEPGAGINIRIRGTSSVRSNNNPLFVVDGIPLAGDETSSGGADIGRGTSSSKNPLNFINPSDIASIDVLKDASATAIYGSRGANGVVIITTKSGRGKQGVLEYSTTASVASAANEYDLLNREQFLQGIDQFGGNVEEQDKGSNTDWQDQISRTSFSHTHNLSYANGYSTGNYRVSLSYSDQEGIIKNSSMERLNGRLNFNQRLLNDKLKLGAQITLSRVNDEAPLITDNAGFEGDLLGASYAANPTWPADPEFQFSTSNLNPLAILEYYRDNAKTNRSLINLSAEYDFTDEFNVKVNTGFDNSSSDREGVLSPLLFMGSGVYENGRAFISEIETSSQLLEVLFNYKKEFESSKLTALLGYSYQEFKNEGRDYQGWGFADTNMDGIIDDLKATDGIVRNSITGAYQQYGYGTNGAFVTRLFPEPTSEDISVTDAPARSAVSDWYSYTDELQSFFGRLNYTLNERYLFTATLRADGSSKFGGNNKYGYFPSGAFAWILSDEEFIPEVFYNLKLRLGYGITGNQEIPHNRYQTRQRYGDISINDSGEVQEPGLDNVAFANPDLKWEQTQQFNVGLDFGLWDNRFSGSIDFYRKNTTDLLMQIMSAQPAPQEFVYRNLDANVINKGFEITLNYGVIETEDFTWDFGTNLSYNDNVVEDFDGTVDTGGINGQGLTGAFAQRIQDGQPLFSYFLREFTGYDENGLATYEGGDLQKFVGKSALPKYNLGISTNFRYKNWDLSAFFSGQFGHYIYNNTRNAFFTAGAIGNARNVTRDILNSEESNLNAADVSTRFLEKGDFLRLQNITLGHNFKFAENSTVFKSFRLYVNAQNLFVITDYSGLDPEVNVNKELDGVPSLGIDYTSYPRPRTFTLGLNASF; this is encoded by the coding sequence ATGAAAATCCATTTATTTAAAAATCTGGCCCTTATTTTTGCCATATTCACATATGGCACTGTTCAGGCGCAGACCACGGTATCCGGAACGGTTTCCGATGCCCTGGGACCACTGCCCGGGGCCAATATCCTGGTAAAGGGCACCACTAACGGGACACAGTCCGACTTTGACGGAAACTTCACCCTGGAGGATGTTTCGGAAGACGCCGTACTGGTGTTCAGCTACGTTGGATTTAAGACCCGGGAAATCGCAGTGGACGGAAGGTCCGCAATTAATGTGGTAATGGAGGAAGATGCACAGGCCCTGGACGAAGTGGTTATTATAGGGTATGGAGAAACCACCCGTAGAGATGCTACCGGTTCTGTGGTCTCCGTAAAAGCCGAAGACTTCAATAAAGGGGTCATAGCCTCTCCCGAAGAACTGATACAAGGTAAAAGCGCGGGGGTACAGATCACTTCCTCCAGCGGTGAGCCCGGGGCCGGAATTAACATCCGTATCCGCGGTACTTCCTCAGTGAGGAGTAACAACAACCCCTTGTTCGTTGTTGACGGCATACCACTGGCGGGAGATGAAACCTCTTCGGGCGGAGCCGATATCGGCCGGGGGACTTCTTCATCCAAGAACCCGTTAAACTTTATAAATCCCAGCGACATTGCGAGCATTGATGTTCTTAAGGATGCATCTGCAACAGCGATCTACGGTTCCAGGGGAGCCAATGGTGTGGTTATCATCACCACCAAAAGCGGAAGAGGCAAACAGGGCGTACTGGAATATTCCACCACAGCAAGTGTTGCCAGTGCAGCAAACGAATACGACCTGCTGAACAGAGAACAGTTTTTACAGGGTATAGATCAATTCGGGGGAAATGTTGAGGAGCAGGATAAAGGTTCCAATACCGACTGGCAGGACCAGATATCAAGGACCTCTTTTTCCCATACCCACAATTTATCCTACGCAAACGGGTACAGCACCGGAAACTACAGGGTTTCACTGAGTTATTCCGATCAGGAGGGTATTATAAAGAATTCTTCCATGGAACGCCTTAACGGAAGGCTTAATTTCAATCAGCGGCTCCTCAATGACAAACTCAAACTCGGAGCACAGATCACATTATCCCGGGTAAATGACGAAGCTCCGCTGATCACCGATAATGCCGGGTTCGAAGGAGACCTTTTGGGAGCCTCATATGCTGCCAACCCCACATGGCCCGCCGATCCGGAATTCCAGTTTTCCACCTCCAATTTAAATCCGCTGGCCATATTGGAGTACTATCGGGACAACGCAAAGACAAACAGAAGTCTTATCAACTTGTCTGCCGAATACGATTTTACAGACGAATTCAATGTAAAAGTAAACACTGGTTTTGACAATTCTTCCTCAGATCGCGAAGGCGTGCTCTCCCCCCTGTTATTCATGGGTTCGGGAGTGTATGAAAACGGACGTGCCTTTATTTCCGAAATTGAAACCAGCAGCCAGTTGCTCGAAGTGCTCTTCAATTATAAAAAGGAATTCGAAAGTTCAAAATTAACGGCTTTACTGGGGTATTCCTATCAGGAGTTTAAAAACGAAGGAAGAGATTACCAGGGCTGGGGCTTCGCAGATACGAACATGGATGGTATCATTGACGATTTAAAAGCTACGGATGGTATTGTAAGAAACTCCATTACCGGCGCATACCAGCAATACGGATACGGTACAAACGGCGCTTTTGTAACCCGCCTTTTTCCCGAACCGACCTCGGAAGATATCTCGGTGACCGACGCTCCGGCAAGGTCCGCCGTATCCGACTGGTACAGCTATACCGATGAACTCCAGTCATTCTTTGGGCGACTAAACTATACGCTGAATGAACGTTACCTGTTTACCGCTACCCTGAGGGCGGACGGTTCCTCCAAATTCGGTGGAAACAACAAATACGGGTACTTTCCTTCAGGAGCTTTTGCATGGATACTCTCCGATGAGGAATTTATCCCCGAGGTATTCTACAATCTGAAATTAAGGCTGGGCTATGGTATCACCGGAAATCAGGAGATTCCGCACAACCGTTATCAGACCCGGCAACGATATGGAGACATCAGCATTAATGACAGCGGAGAAGTACAGGAACCCGGACTGGACAATGTGGCTTTTGCCAACCCCGACCTGAAATGGGAACAAACCCAGCAATTTAATGTAGGTCTTGACTTCGGACTGTGGGACAACCGTTTCAGCGGTTCCATTGATTTTTACCGAAAAAACACTACGGACCTCCTGATGCAGATCATGTCGGCCCAACCCGCCCCGCAGGAATTCGTATACAGGAACCTCGATGCCAATGTGATCAACAAAGGATTTGAAATCACCCTGAATTACGGCGTTATAGAAACCGAAGACTTTACGTGGGACTTCGGGACCAACCTCTCATATAACGACAATGTGGTTGAAGATTTTGACGGCACCGTGGACACAGGCGGAATTAACGGACAGGGACTCACCGGGGCTTTTGCCCAGAGGATCCAGGACGGACAGCCGCTGTTTTCCTATTTTCTCCGTGAATTTACCGGTTATGACGAAAACGGGCTGGCCACTTACGAAGGAGGCGATCTTCAGAAATTTGTAGGTAAAAGTGCGCTTCCCAAGTACAATCTGGGGATCTCCACTAACTTCAGATATAAGAACTGGGACTTATCGGCATTCTTTTCCGGTCAGTTCGGGCACTATATCTATAATAATACCAGAAACGCCTTTTTTACCGCCGGTGCTATCGGAAATGCGAGAAATGTTACCCGCGATATCCTTAACAGCGAAGAATCTAACCTAAACGCTGCGGATGTATCCACAAGGTTCCTCGAAAAAGGGGATTTTCTCAGGTTACAGAACATCACCCTGGGACATAATTTCAAGTTCGCCGAAAATTCCACGGTGTTCAAATCGTTCAGATTGTACGTGAACGCCCAGAATTTGTTTGTTATAACCGATTACTCCGGTCTGGACCCTGAAGTAAACGTAAATAAAGAACTGGACGGTGTCCCTTCCCTGGGCATAGATTATACGTCATACCCCAGGCCAAGGACATTTACATTAGGGTTAAACGCATCATTCTAA
- a CDS encoding alpha-amylase yields MRTPHQFFRIRIIPFLFITILTACTDDNGSNYTVEPPESLPEKADLSEYDNGKRVMMQAFYWDVEPRFEWWNTLSGKIEDWAASGIDRIWLPVATKGQSGGFSMGYDPSDYFDFGEFDQHGTVPTRFGTRKQLETLIGKAHDNGLEVIADIVLNHNSGGGEEFNPHRNKNTHTLFDEEHGNASGKFNRNYEDFHPNSIHEHDEEALFFEEQDLCHHQVRVQEWLWKGENSVAKYYKNVMKFDGWRFDYVKGYGPWVVKAWNDETGGFSVGEYWDGHVPNLVEWTEASGSAAFDFACFYKLDEALDRNSDLTILEEDMLWKTHPDKAVTFVANHDTEKDENPENNISTARKMLAYAYILTHNGYPTIFYSDYENNSYKTRLKALIRIHNSIATGAIEVLYSSAEEYIMLRNGDDGNPGLILYMNISSSNRQRTVPSDWKNKTLVDYSGNTNAWLLTDNEGQVTVEAPAKSFAIWSIAAD; encoded by the coding sequence ATGAGAACACCACACCAATTCTTCAGAATCCGTATCATCCCGTTTCTTTTTATTACAATATTAACCGCTTGCACTGACGATAACGGTAGCAACTATACCGTGGAACCTCCGGAATCCCTGCCCGAAAAAGCCGACCTTTCCGAATATGACAACGGAAAACGGGTAATGATGCAGGCCTTCTACTGGGATGTCGAACCCCGGTTCGAATGGTGGAACACCCTTTCCGGTAAAATAGAAGACTGGGCCGCATCCGGCATAGACCGCATATGGCTTCCCGTAGCTACCAAGGGACAGTCGGGCGGCTTTTCAATGGGATATGACCCTTCCGATTATTTTGATTTCGGGGAATTCGACCAGCACGGTACCGTACCCACGCGTTTCGGTACGCGGAAACAACTGGAAACACTCATCGGCAAGGCTCATGACAACGGACTGGAAGTCATTGCCGATATCGTACTCAACCACAATTCGGGCGGTGGGGAGGAATTCAACCCGCACCGGAATAAGAATACCCATACCCTTTTTGACGAAGAGCACGGTAATGCCTCCGGAAAATTCAACCGGAATTATGAAGATTTCCATCCCAACAGCATACACGAACATGATGAGGAAGCCCTTTTTTTCGAAGAGCAGGACCTGTGTCATCACCAGGTCCGGGTACAGGAATGGCTCTGGAAAGGAGAAAATTCCGTAGCAAAATATTACAAGAACGTTATGAAATTCGACGGCTGGCGTTTCGACTATGTAAAGGGTTACGGCCCCTGGGTGGTCAAAGCCTGGAATGATGAGACCGGCGGATTTTCAGTGGGAGAGTACTGGGACGGACATGTCCCCAATCTCGTGGAATGGACAGAGGCTTCGGGTTCTGCCGCTTTCGATTTTGCCTGTTTCTACAAACTGGACGAGGCCCTGGACCGAAACAGCGACCTTACCATCCTGGAAGAAGATATGCTGTGGAAAACCCATCCGGACAAGGCCGTAACTTTTGTGGCCAATCACGATACGGAAAAGGACGAAAACCCGGAGAACAATATCAGTACAGCCCGAAAAATGTTAGCTTATGCCTATATCCTCACCCACAACGGTTACCCGACCATTTTTTACAGCGATTATGAAAACAACAGTTATAAAACCCGGCTAAAAGCCCTTATACGCATCCACAACAGTATTGCTACCGGCGCTATAGAAGTATTGTACAGCAGCGCCGAAGAATACATCATGCTTCGGAACGGAGATGACGGCAATCCCGGGCTCATTTTATATATGAACATAAGCAGCAGCAACCGGCAAAGAACGGTACCTTCCGATTGGAAAAACAAAACCCTTGTGGATTATTCCGGGAATACAAATGCCTGGCTCCTCACCGACAATGAAGGACAGGTTACCGTAGAAGCTCCTGCAAAAAGTTTTGCCATCTGGTCCATCGCCGCCGACTAA
- a CDS encoding SusE domain-containing protein has translation MKTPNIIAALVLSSGLLWACSEDDDSPVIIASDAPVITAPTSGNSYTLTEENAAEQADRFVWNKANFNVPTQVNYSLQADLTGNDFQSPEILGETTATQLEVSVEHLNNTALALGLSPEETATLQLRVTASVNDDFENLTSEAIDINVTPYSTEAPGPSYLWVPGGFQAAGGYGGDWSPAEAPQLISSASSATEFEGYVYFAGDAEYKFTAAPEWGNGEYGDGGSGTLLLNDGPNLSAPAGYYRIQVNTETLTYTLLDTDWAVIGDAIPGNTWENDVDMTYDEDSKTWKITTDLQAGELKFRANDSWDLDYGDDNADGSLEQGGTNIAIASGGNYTITLDLSTPGAYTYTVTAN, from the coding sequence ATGAAAACACCGAATATTATAGCGGCCCTTGTGCTTTCCTCCGGATTGTTATGGGCATGTTCAGAAGATGATGACAGCCCCGTAATTATTGCCAGCGATGCGCCCGTAATTACGGCACCGACCTCGGGAAACAGTTATACCCTCACCGAAGAAAATGCTGCGGAGCAGGCAGACCGTTTTGTATGGAACAAGGCCAATTTCAATGTCCCCACACAAGTCAACTACAGTTTGCAGGCCGACCTTACGGGTAACGATTTCCAGTCTCCCGAAATCCTCGGGGAAACCACAGCCACACAACTCGAAGTGAGTGTCGAACACCTCAACAACACAGCGCTTGCACTGGGACTCTCCCCGGAAGAAACCGCTACATTACAGCTAAGGGTCACGGCTTCGGTTAACGATGATTTTGAAAACCTGACCTCGGAAGCTATCGATATCAATGTCACTCCCTACAGTACAGAAGCTCCCGGACCATCCTATCTTTGGGTTCCCGGCGGTTTCCAGGCAGCAGGTGGTTACGGTGGTGACTGGAGTCCCGCCGAAGCGCCTCAACTCATATCGTCGGCTTCCTCCGCAACGGAATTCGAAGGCTATGTGTACTTTGCCGGTGATGCAGAATATAAATTCACCGCCGCACCCGAATGGGGGAATGGAGAATACGGCGACGGCGGATCGGGCACATTGCTGCTCAATGACGGGCCGAACCTGTCTGCCCCGGCCGGCTATTACAGGATACAGGTAAATACCGAAACACTGACCTATACCCTCCTGGATACCGACTGGGCCGTGATCGGGGATGCCATACCCGGGAATACCTGGGAAAATGATGTGGACATGACCTATGATGAGGACAGCAAGACCTGGAAAATAACCACCGATCTCCAGGCAGGAGAATTGAAGTTCCGTGCCAATGACAGCTGGGACCTTGATTATGGCGACGACAATGCCGATGGTTCACTCGAACAAGGCGGAACAAATATTGCCATAGCTTCCGGGGGCAACTACACCATAACCCTCGATCTGAGCACTCCGGGCGCATATACCTACACGGTAACGGCCAATTAA
- a CDS encoding RagB/SusD family nutrient uptake outer membrane protein, producing MKKIKFNSIHAGLIGLFTVLFYSCTNDLDTEPRVEQTIDNILENDPDAYKGMLAKIYSAFILTGQETTGQTDVVAPDAGASSYIRNYWNFQVLTTDEGLNRWGDGGLDALNQLNWTAGNNFVRILYDRIYLEIAMVNNFLRETEGAEKEEITDFRNEARFLRALAYWHAIDMFGNVPFVTEDDPVGNFEPPRYTREELFDYVESELLEIAPLMKAPRSNEYARADRVAAWMLLAKLYLNAEVYIGEPRYTEALTYLNKIINEGGYTLESNYQDLFLADNDNSGEIILPLASDGLYSQSYGGTTYIIHAGISNSTMDPADYGVNGGWEGNRTTSAFADLFGDLDTNKDGRALLHTEGHIRENTDYTAFNNGYAIAKYKNLTSAGEIGSDTSGEFVDTDYPLFRLADAYLMYAEAVVRGGNGGDPSTAANLVNQLRERAYGDTSGNITSSELTLDFILDERGRELYWEGHRRTDLIRFGKFTGSEYLWPWKGGSLNGSGVESFRTLLPIPLTDLSVNTNLVQNPGY from the coding sequence ATGAAAAAAATAAAGTTCAACTCTATACATGCAGGATTAATCGGGCTTTTTACGGTCCTCTTCTACTCCTGCACCAATGACCTGGATACTGAACCGCGTGTAGAACAGACTATCGACAATATCCTGGAAAACGATCCCGATGCCTATAAAGGGATGCTGGCCAAAATATACAGCGCCTTTATTCTCACCGGGCAGGAAACAACCGGGCAGACCGATGTGGTAGCCCCCGATGCCGGGGCCTCTTCCTACATCAGGAATTACTGGAATTTCCAGGTGTTAACCACAGACGAAGGCCTGAACCGCTGGGGAGACGGCGGACTGGACGCCCTGAACCAGCTCAACTGGACCGCGGGAAACAACTTTGTCCGGATACTGTACGACCGCATTTACCTGGAAATTGCGATGGTCAACAATTTTCTCCGGGAAACCGAAGGCGCCGAAAAAGAAGAGATCACCGACTTCAGGAACGAAGCCCGTTTTCTGAGGGCGCTGGCGTACTGGCATGCCATTGACATGTTCGGCAACGTACCTTTTGTTACCGAAGACGATCCCGTAGGGAATTTCGAACCGCCGAGATATACCCGGGAAGAACTGTTTGACTATGTGGAAAGCGAACTGCTGGAAATTGCCCCGCTTATGAAAGCACCGCGGTCCAACGAATACGCACGGGCAGACCGGGTAGCCGCATGGATGCTTCTGGCCAAGCTCTACCTGAACGCCGAAGTATATATCGGTGAGCCCCGGTATACGGAAGCACTGACTTACCTGAACAAAATCATCAACGAAGGCGGTTACACACTCGAATCCAACTACCAGGACCTTTTCCTGGCGGATAACGACAACTCCGGCGAGATCATTCTCCCGCTGGCTTCCGACGGACTTTACAGCCAGTCTTACGGCGGCACCACCTATATCATCCATGCCGGGATCAGCAATTCCACCATGGACCCCGCAGATTACGGCGTAAACGGGGGCTGGGAAGGCAACCGGACCACTTCGGCATTTGCCGACCTTTTCGGTGACCTGGACACGAATAAAGACGGACGTGCCCTCTTGCATACCGAAGGACACATAAGGGAAAACACCGATTACACGGCATTCAATAACGGTTATGCCATTGCCAAATACAAAAACCTTACCTCCGCCGGGGAGATCGGTTCCGATACCAGCGGGGAATTCGTAGATACCGACTATCCCCTGTTCCGACTGGCAGATGCCTACCTGATGTATGCCGAAGCTGTAGTGAGGGGAGGTAACGGTGGAGACCCGTCTACCGCAGCAAACCTTGTAAACCAATTGAGGGAACGCGCCTACGGAGATACTTCCGGGAACATCACTTCCTCGGAACTGACACTGGATTTTATCCTTGACGAAAGAGGGAGGGAACTCTATTGGGAAGGACACCGCAGGACCGACCTTATCCGCTTCGGGAAGTTTACAGGCAGTGAATACCTGTGGCCCTGGAAAGGCGGCAGCCTGAACGGTTCCGGTGTAGAATCGTTCCGCACATTACTCCCCATACCGCTCACCGACCTGAGTGTAAACACCAACCTGGTACAAAACCCGGGATATTAA
- a CDS encoding SusC/RagA family TonB-linked outer membrane protein produces the protein MKTFHIYALLLFSLCIPPGAYAQTAVNGTVTETGNSTPLPGVNVVVKGTTVGTTTDFDGNYSIEASEGDVLVFSYIGFKTVEKTLTGTTLNVTMQEDTQQLDEVVLIGYGQVKKKDATGSVTTVKSDDFNNGMVVSPDQLISGKTAGVQITSSGGQPGAGANIRIRGGASLNASNDPLIVIDGVPVDKEGIAGVSNPLNIVNPNDIESFTVLKDASAAAIYGSRASNGVIIITTKKGSSGELQFNYNAKTSVSTVTQTVDAFSADAFRALVQTYGNEDQQALLKGSNTNWQDVIFRDAISFDQNFSVKGQLFGNTPFRASVGYTEQDGILKTSSMERWTGSFGLTPRFFDNHLKVDINVKGILNESNFADTGAIGSAILMNPTNPVYDSSMPFGGYYEEYTNGAVETLAPRNPLALLKQRDNTGNVKRSVGNMELNYKFHFLPELRANLNLGYDVSKGERNDAISTASANYYRNGQGYGHLETEFQTKRNLLMDFYLNYTKSFDDSFVSNLDITAGHSYQSFSNNGYKNNYDYINDQVIVTRYYNPVVIASFFGRANISIRDKYLLTATLRRDGSSRFDPDVRWGNFPSAAFAWNIYNEPWLQDSETLSNLKLRMGWGITGQQDLPGRYFPHLSVYMAGNQQVQYPFGDNYYTTYRPNPYSSSLTWEETTTYNAGLDYGFLDNRITGAVDVYYRKTKDLLSEVSTPAGSNLSNVFVDNVGTMENKGLEFQLNATAIQTENFTWDLGANFTWNQSEVTGLNANTDFISVQDRNISGGTGLFNQVHAVGETPYSFYVYEQVYDSEGKPVENVFVDRNGDDAIDDNDRYIHKSALPDMYYGFTSRFRYKKWDLNMVFRGQAGNYVYNNIDSNIGFRNGVFTSSTFLTNLVDNYNETGFVNAPDEVRLSDYYIQDASFLKLDNITLGYNAGNFLGNSLSARIYGSVQNVFTLTGYDGLDPEVQNGNDYNIYPRPRTFLLGLSLDF, from the coding sequence ATGAAAACATTCCATATTTACGCCTTGCTGTTGTTCTCTTTATGCATTCCCCCGGGTGCATATGCTCAAACAGCAGTAAACGGAACGGTAACAGAAACAGGCAACTCCACTCCGTTGCCGGGAGTGAATGTCGTTGTCAAGGGCACAACCGTAGGAACCACTACTGATTTTGACGGTAACTACAGCATAGAGGCTTCCGAAGGAGATGTACTGGTCTTTTCCTATATCGGGTTCAAGACCGTTGAAAAGACCCTAACCGGAACTACGCTCAACGTCACCATGCAGGAAGACACACAACAACTTGATGAAGTGGTGCTTATAGGATACGGACAGGTAAAAAAGAAAGACGCTACCGGGTCGGTAACCACAGTCAAAAGCGATGATTTCAACAACGGTATGGTAGTGTCGCCCGACCAGCTTATTTCCGGAAAAACCGCAGGGGTACAGATCACTTCCAGTGGCGGACAGCCGGGTGCAGGTGCCAATATCCGTATCAGGGGCGGAGCTTCCCTTAATGCCAGTAATGACCCGCTGATCGTTATTGACGGAGTCCCGGTAGACAAGGAAGGTATAGCCGGGGTGAGTAACCCGCTCAATATTGTCAACCCCAACGACATTGAGAGCTTTACAGTCTTAAAAGATGCCTCCGCAGCAGCGATTTACGGGTCGAGGGCATCCAACGGGGTTATTATCATTACCACTAAAAAGGGAAGCAGCGGTGAACTGCAGTTCAATTACAACGCCAAAACTTCCGTAAGTACGGTCACGCAAACGGTGGACGCCTTTTCCGCCGATGCTTTCCGGGCACTTGTGCAGACCTACGGCAACGAAGACCAGCAGGCCCTGCTGAAAGGAAGCAATACCAACTGGCAGGATGTTATTTTCAGGGACGCCATAAGCTTTGACCAGAACTTCAGCGTAAAAGGCCAGTTATTCGGCAACACGCCCTTCCGTGCTTCGGTAGGATATACCGAACAGGACGGGATACTCAAAACATCTTCCATGGAGCGGTGGACGGGATCGTTCGGGCTAACACCCAGGTTCTTTGACAACCACCTGAAAGTGGACATCAATGTGAAAGGCATATTGAACGAAAGCAATTTTGCAGATACCGGAGCCATTGGCAGTGCCATACTGATGAACCCTACCAACCCGGTGTATGACAGCAGTATGCCCTTCGGCGGCTATTATGAAGAATATACGAACGGAGCCGTGGAAACCCTTGCGCCCCGAAATCCCCTGGCCCTGCTCAAACAAAGAGATAATACGGGAAATGTAAAACGCAGCGTGGGAAATATGGAACTCAACTATAAATTCCACTTTCTCCCCGAGCTCCGGGCCAACCTCAACCTGGGGTACGATGTATCCAAAGGTGAAAGGAACGACGCTATATCCACAGCATCTGCCAATTATTACAGGAACGGACAAGGCTACGGTCACCTGGAAACCGAATTCCAGACCAAGAGAAACCTCCTTATGGATTTTTACCTGAACTACACCAAATCGTTTGACGACAGCTTTGTTTCCAACCTGGACATTACGGCCGGACACTCCTATCAGTCTTTCAGTAACAACGGTTATAAAAATAACTACGACTATATCAACGACCAGGTCATTGTTACCCGGTACTACAATCCCGTTGTGATCGCTTCCTTCTTCGGAAGGGCAAACATTTCCATCAGGGACAAATATTTGCTGACGGCCACACTGCGAAGGGACGGTTCTTCGAGATTTGATCCGGACGTTCGCTGGGGGAACTTCCCGTCGGCCGCATTTGCGTGGAATATCTACAACGAACCCTGGTTACAGGATTCGGAAACGCTCAGCAACCTCAAACTCCGTATGGGCTGGGGGATCACCGGACAGCAGGACCTTCCCGGAAGGTATTTCCCTCACCTATCGGTGTACATGGCCGGGAACCAGCAGGTGCAGTATCCGTTCGGGGACAATTATTACACCACCTATCGCCCGAACCCGTACAGCAGCAGCCTAACCTGGGAAGAAACCACTACATACAATGCCGGACTGGATTACGGCTTCCTCGACAACCGCATCACCGGGGCCGTTGACGTGTATTACAGGAAGACAAAAGACCTTCTCAGTGAGGTATCAACACCTGCGGGAAGCAACCTGTCCAACGTGTTTGTCGATAACGTGGGGACCATGGAAAACAAGGGGCTCGAATTTCAACTGAATGCCACGGCCATACAGACCGAAAATTTTACCTGGGACCTCGGTGCCAACTTCACCTGGAACCAGTCTGAAGTTACAGGGCTCAACGCAAACACCGATTTTATCTCGGTACAGGACCGCAACATCAGCGGGGGCACGGGGCTCTTTAACCAGGTACACGCCGTTGGTGAAACACCGTACAGCTTTTACGTCTACGAACAGGTATATGACAGCGAAGGCAAACCCGTGGAAAATGTTTTTGTTGACCGCAACGGTGACGATGCCATTGACGATAACGACCGTTACATCCACAAATCTGCGCTCCCGGATATGTATTACGGATTTACCTCCCGGTTCCGCTACAAAAAATGGGACCTCAACATGGTATTCCGCGGGCAGGCCGGAAACTATGTGTATAACAACATCGACTCTAATATAGGTTTCCGCAACGGTGTGTTTACCAGTTCCACCTTCCTTACCAACCTCGTAGACAACTATAACGAAACCGGGTTTGTCAATGCGCCGGATGAGGTGCGCCTGTCCGACTACTACATTCAGGACGCTTCTTTCCTGAAACTGGACAATATCACCCTCGGGTATAATGCCGGGAATTTTCTGGGGAACAGCCTTTCCGCCCGTATTTACGGTTCCGTGCAGAACGTGTTCACCCTCACCGGGTATGACGGACTGGACCCCGAGGTACAGAACGGGAATGATTATAACATCTATCCCCGTCCGAGAACATTTCTCCTGGGACTGAGCCTGGATTTCTAA